In Chryseobacterium gleum, a single genomic region encodes these proteins:
- a CDS encoding 4-alpha-glucanotransferase, producing MKLYFNVGYIVKAGENLQLVFGEDEHALHVHTMFYAENGLWKCEVDYFSKSITYRYRVVNEKGNVLREEFVPHHLSFPHNYKEFIIFDEWNNKNFPENYLNNKILYNKLHDFVPERITVLKKHTHLFRIEAPIYNPDWRIVLFGSTASLGNWNYDKVIHLQQTDFGMWEASVEIPENEFIEFKYCIYDTKESRVIDVETGGNRSTAPNLFNDVLQIVSNHYFRFKGYQMYHDAGVAVPVFSLRSEDGFGVGEFTDLKKLADWTKETNLGIIQILPINDTTANYSWTDSYPYAAVSVYALHPQYISLENLDYSIPKELVEEYLYEKEDLNALDLIDYEKMIAGKWKYLTAVFNKEKDKIYRDRNFKKFIKDNEYWLVPYSAFCVLRDKYKTPNFNEWKTHKKYIAGKISQFFSTKSKDYDTSMLHAWVQYQLHLQLKDAVDYTHNLGISLKGDLPIGIYRYSVEAWTEPELFGMDFQAGAPPDQFTELGQNWEFPTYNWEAMKADDYRWWKNRFKALEQYFDAMRIDHILGFFRIWRMPVSAVQGILGYFYPAVPIVADEFKAWQIPFNFDRYCKPFINNKILWDYFGEESGKALEFMNRNDDGTYAFKEEFDTQRKLVNFFKKKSYGPLEEKLISLCANVLFLPEERKGKTVYHPRFNVYNTESYKYLPESEQKNIYDLYHDYFFRRQDHLWYEKAMEKLPVILNATKMLICGEDLGMVPACVPVVMDELAIIALKVQRMPSENIPFYNPKYANYMNVVTASSHDSSTLRQWWKEDPVLTQRYYNEQLIQYGKAPEDLNPHLAEIIMKQHLYNEAMLAIFPIQEFLATDAELANKEIDNERINNPAVFPHYWRYRMHIKLEDLKERTSFNKKIAHWIKDSGRV from the coding sequence ATGAAACTATACTTTAATGTAGGATATATTGTAAAGGCGGGAGAGAATTTGCAGCTGGTATTTGGTGAAGATGAACATGCCTTACACGTCCATACTATGTTTTATGCAGAAAATGGGTTATGGAAATGCGAAGTAGACTATTTCTCAAAATCCATTACTTATCGATATAGGGTTGTTAATGAAAAAGGAAATGTTTTAAGAGAAGAATTCGTTCCTCATCATTTAAGTTTTCCTCATAATTATAAGGAGTTTATCATTTTTGACGAATGGAACAATAAAAACTTTCCCGAAAATTATTTAAACAACAAAATTCTCTATAACAAGCTGCATGATTTTGTTCCTGAAAGAATAACGGTTTTAAAAAAACATACCCATCTCTTCAGAATAGAAGCTCCTATTTATAATCCGGATTGGAGAATTGTTCTTTTTGGAAGTACAGCATCTTTGGGAAACTGGAACTATGACAAGGTTATTCACCTGCAGCAAACCGATTTTGGAATGTGGGAAGCTTCTGTAGAAATTCCGGAGAATGAATTTATCGAGTTTAAATATTGTATATATGATACCAAAGAAAGCAGGGTCATAGATGTGGAAACCGGTGGAAACAGATCCACGGCTCCCAATCTGTTTAATGATGTACTGCAGATTGTTTCCAATCATTATTTCAGGTTTAAAGGATACCAGATGTACCATGATGCTGGTGTGGCAGTTCCGGTATTTTCTTTGAGAAGTGAAGATGGCTTCGGAGTAGGGGAATTTACGGATTTAAAAAAACTGGCAGACTGGACGAAAGAAACCAATCTTGGTATTATTCAGATTCTTCCGATTAATGATACGACAGCCAATTATTCCTGGACAGATTCGTATCCATATGCTGCAGTATCCGTTTATGCTTTACATCCACAGTATATCTCTTTAGAAAACCTTGATTACTCTATACCGAAAGAATTAGTCGAAGAGTATCTGTATGAAAAAGAGGATTTAAACGCCTTAGATCTGATCGACTATGAAAAGATGATTGCGGGGAAATGGAAATATCTTACCGCTGTTTTCAATAAGGAAAAAGATAAAATTTATAGGGACAGAAACTTCAAGAAATTCATTAAGGATAATGAATACTGGCTCGTACCCTATTCAGCATTCTGTGTTTTGAGGGATAAATATAAGACACCGAATTTTAATGAGTGGAAAACCCACAAAAAGTATATTGCCGGTAAAATTTCACAGTTTTTTAGCACGAAAAGCAAAGATTATGATACTTCAATGCTCCATGCCTGGGTACAGTATCAATTACACCTGCAGCTGAAGGATGCCGTAGATTATACCCATAACCTGGGAATTTCGTTGAAAGGAGACCTCCCGATCGGTATTTACAGATACTCTGTGGAAGCCTGGACGGAACCCGAGTTATTCGGTATGGATTTTCAGGCAGGGGCACCACCGGATCAGTTTACAGAACTGGGTCAGAACTGGGAATTCCCGACTTACAATTGGGAAGCTATGAAAGCAGATGACTACAGGTGGTGGAAAAACAGATTCAAAGCATTGGAACAATATTTCGATGCCATGAGAATCGATCATATTTTAGGTTTCTTCAGAATATGGAGAATGCCTGTTTCAGCTGTACAAGGAATTTTAGGGTACTTTTATCCTGCTGTTCCTATTGTCGCGGATGAATTTAAAGCCTGGCAGATTCCGTTCAATTTTGACAGGTATTGTAAGCCGTTTATCAACAACAAGATCTTATGGGATTATTTTGGAGAGGAAAGCGGAAAGGCTCTTGAATTTATGAATCGTAATGATGACGGGACCTACGCTTTTAAAGAAGAGTTTGATACCCAGAGAAAGCTGGTTAATTTCTTTAAGAAAAAATCATATGGTCCGTTGGAAGAAAAGCTGATTTCTCTATGTGCCAACGTTTTATTCCTTCCAGAGGAAAGAAAAGGGAAAACGGTTTACCATCCAAGATTCAATGTATACAATACAGAATCTTATAAGTACCTTCCGGAATCTGAGCAGAAAAATATTTATGACCTATACCATGACTATTTCTTCAGAAGACAGGATCATTTGTGGTATGAAAAAGCCATGGAGAAACTTCCCGTTATTCTGAATGCTACCAAAATGCTGATCTGTGGAGAAGATCTGGGAATGGTACCGGCATGTGTTCCTGTTGTAATGGACGAATTGGCCATTATAGCTCTTAAAGTGCAAAGAATGCCTTCTGAAAATATACCATTCTATAATCCTAAATATGCCAATTATATGAATGTGGTAACAGCTTCTTCTCATGACAGCTCAACATTAAGGCAATGGTGGAAAGAAGATCCGGTTCTTACACAAAGATATTATAATGAACAGCTGATACAGTATGGCAAAGCACCTGAAGACCTGAATCCTCACCTTGCAGAAATTATTATGAAACAGCATCTGTATAATGAGGCTATGCTTGCTATTTTTCCGATTCAGGAATTCCTGGCAACCGATGCAGAACTTGCCAATAAGGAAATTGATAATGAAAGAATTAATAATCCCGCAGTCTTTCCACATTACTGGCGTTACAGGATGCATATAAAACTGGAAGACCTGAAAGAAAGAACATCTTTCAATAAAAAAATCGCCCATTGGATAAAAGATAGTGGAAGAGTGTAA
- a CDS encoding T9SS type A sorting domain-containing protein — translation MKKHLFPLFLLLLGVNAQAQQDFFAITGKDTQSITFNDFRAIDGTNGTSGEKFFTADSSAKVFSQTKRGVVTEDKNSYSNSQAVTLAALAYDTSNNNLVYMPMFSSNIYILNPKTKEITLVENNVARVSSCDINSHITRMAAGYNGKIYAVNNAGTQFLEISRKDGQYLVNDLGIIKDDTSNGRNLFTAMETGFGGDMVADADNNFYIFSASGNVFKVLTKDLKAKFIGKIAGIPDNYSVNGSAVNAQGKVVIASAKGGALYEVDLATLQAEQIPGEEGLHIYDLASKYFVNDKPSTVNTFADLDIYPTRVDEHYINVHAGNKIKGTVKLNIFDMAGKNVMTQNVSVKEGSSDEKVYLKGLVTGAYIVNITDESGKVIFNKKILVTK, via the coding sequence ATGAAAAAACATTTATTCCCTCTATTTTTACTGCTATTAGGTGTAAATGCACAGGCACAGCAGGATTTCTTTGCGATTACCGGAAAAGATACTCAAAGTATTACTTTCAATGATTTCCGTGCTATTGACGGTACAAACGGAACTTCTGGTGAGAAGTTTTTTACGGCAGATTCTTCTGCAAAAGTGTTTTCACAGACAAAAAGAGGAGTTGTAACAGAAGACAAAAATTCTTATAGCAATTCACAGGCTGTAACATTAGCTGCGCTTGCATATGATACTTCGAATAATAACCTGGTATACATGCCTATGTTTTCCTCGAATATCTATATTTTAAACCCGAAAACAAAAGAAATCACTTTGGTGGAAAATAATGTGGCAAGAGTGTCGTCATGTGATATAAATTCTCATATTACCAGGATGGCAGCCGGATATAACGGTAAAATTTATGCTGTAAATAATGCCGGAACGCAATTTTTAGAAATCAGCAGAAAAGATGGACAATATCTTGTGAATGATTTGGGAATCATCAAAGATGATACTTCTAATGGGCGAAATTTATTTACCGCTATGGAAACTGGTTTTGGAGGGGATATGGTAGCAGATGCAGATAATAATTTTTATATTTTTTCGGCTTCGGGAAATGTTTTCAAAGTCCTGACGAAAGATTTAAAAGCTAAATTTATTGGTAAGATTGCAGGCATTCCGGATAACTATTCTGTAAACGGATCAGCTGTAAATGCTCAGGGAAAAGTTGTAATAGCCAGTGCAAAAGGAGGGGCTCTATATGAAGTAGATCTTGCAACTTTACAGGCAGAACAGATTCCGGGAGAGGAAGGGCTTCATATTTATGATTTAGCGAGTAAATATTTTGTGAATGATAAACCTTCAACAGTAAACACTTTTGCAGATCTTGATATTTATCCAACAAGAGTTGATGAACATTATATTAATGTTCATGCTGGCAACAAAATAAAAGGCACTGTTAAGCTGAATATCTTTGATATGGCAGGTAAGAATGTTATGACTCAGAATGTTTCAGTAAAAGAAGGCTCATCAGATGAAAAAGTATACCTTAAAGGACTGGTGACCGGTGCTTATATTGTAAATATTACTGATGAATCAGGAAAAGTAATATTCAATAAAAAGATTCTTGTAACCAAATAG
- a CDS encoding ferritin: MVSEKIAKLINEQIAHEQYAAQYYLSMSAWFSGKDLDGIANYFRVQSKEELMHADKMFDYLNDVGGEIIIGEIPKPPHEFENATDIFEKALAHEKIVTKSIFNIVKNANEEGDFATTSFLQWFINEQVEEEASASQYVTKIKMVCDNPSALYLFDQELSQRVFTPDTTA; this comes from the coding sequence ATGGTTAGCGAAAAAATTGCGAAATTAATTAACGAACAAATTGCCCACGAACAATACGCTGCTCAATATTATCTTTCAATGTCTGCATGGTTTTCAGGAAAAGATCTGGATGGAATTGCCAACTATTTCAGAGTACAGAGCAAAGAAGAATTGATGCACGCAGATAAAATGTTTGATTATCTGAATGATGTAGGTGGGGAAATTATCATTGGGGAGATTCCAAAACCTCCGCATGAGTTCGAAAACGCAACAGATATTTTTGAGAAAGCACTGGCACATGAGAAAATCGTAACTAAAAGTATTTTCAATATTGTAAAAAATGCAAATGAGGAAGGAGATTTTGCAACGACATCATTCCTTCAATGGTTTATCAATGAGCAGGTAGAAGAGGAAGCAAGTGCCTCTCAATATGTAACGAAAATCAAAATGGTATGCGATAATCCATCAGCATTATACCTTTTTGACCAGGAATTGTCTCAGAGAGTGTTTACTCCTGATACAACAGCTTAA
- a CDS encoding UvrD-helicase domain-containing protein: MQNSYTVINASAGSGKTYALVQRLLMICLRYPNQQQSIRNILALTFTNKAANEMKERILSWLGNFSAKDYAENADLKNIQKAFEEQGLKITIDDLHQRSKKLLDYVLHNYSTLNIGTIDRFNSRLVRSFSYELGLAKNFNLEIEAEPFLIEAVDKMLDQIGENETISNSFMDYVDYSLENNERINLNKNLYDSAKEFVKDIHYEHLKSNKSFDDANYENIKNALRKEIVQNKKQSGELAAASIELFKSRNIDIEDFAQGKNGIGGFFTKVIDFYQQKRPGFPFPTTLEESVINNYRKGASSKSKHKESEIFEILDQLLENRMKLILLYIETQKKEKVLSALLPLKVNKDIQDELQKIEEENDLVLLSKFNILINENLKNEPSAFIYEKVGSQFQHYFFDEFQDTSELQWQNFVPLRDHSVSTEYTSFTLVGDPKQSIYRFRGGESKLMLDIINKKEFSPKEADLLVLKDNWRSARNIVQFNNELYRFHSEGLLEEHKNIFGADAEQSARSKIEGRVKINLIDNLTNEDFYTDTSARMQKDIQECLDNGFKFSDITILCRGNFDIFSYSQKLGSLKVNYKGEETNIKTISDKGLTLELSNTVKAVIEFLRWELNPKNKPCLIMMMYHLNTLGKIHMPDFTSGMKEILDIDGHEEILQFIQERYSIQLKQDNFPRFNLYNFIEYYINEFSVENKETDFLLNFLEMLFNFTQNAGASTKEFLKYWDEEASSYTIQASENIDAIQIMTIHKSKGLEFPIVFIPMMNKNRDSEFTNWFDTNENKTLKSVNINQFSKNLEAYDEEILFFNTKNAYKNLIDRLCLQYVATTRPVEQLFFYLQKPNKTSNNLELLEFLQTKNPEQADEFDVYPVHPEMLKKHSRDKTSSFKTQNIRHLKNISEKSTSIKIATPSKNYQVRNEKVRIGLFVHELLSKINTEKDIIKVLEGYALEGQITLEEKNEIQATLQEIVRTYAEFFDEKWEVINEKDIMITERGESHIFRPDRILKGEEGYIIVDFKTGEPKAKDEAQVEGYKNILERLGKKVLKTQIIYL; this comes from the coding sequence ATGCAAAATTCTTATACAGTCATCAATGCTTCTGCCGGATCAGGGAAAACGTATGCTCTGGTGCAAAGACTCCTGATGATCTGTCTCCGGTATCCTAATCAGCAGCAGTCGATCAGGAATATTCTCGCACTGACTTTTACCAATAAAGCAGCCAACGAGATGAAGGAGAGAATTTTATCGTGGCTGGGCAATTTTTCAGCAAAAGATTATGCAGAGAATGCGGATCTGAAAAATATCCAGAAAGCATTTGAAGAACAGGGATTGAAAATTACCATTGATGATCTTCACCAGCGTTCCAAAAAATTACTGGATTACGTTCTCCACAATTATTCCACATTGAATATCGGAACGATTGACCGCTTTAATTCAAGGTTAGTAAGAAGCTTTTCCTATGAGCTGGGACTGGCTAAGAATTTTAATCTTGAAATTGAAGCAGAACCGTTTCTGATAGAAGCGGTTGATAAAATGCTTGACCAAATTGGAGAAAATGAAACCATCTCCAATTCTTTCATGGATTATGTAGATTACAGTCTTGAAAATAATGAAAGAATTAATCTCAACAAAAATCTGTATGATTCTGCAAAGGAATTTGTAAAGGATATTCATTACGAGCATCTGAAAAGCAATAAAAGTTTTGATGATGCCAATTATGAAAATATAAAAAATGCGCTCCGTAAAGAGATCGTGCAGAATAAAAAACAGTCTGGGGAACTGGCAGCTGCTTCTATTGAGTTATTCAAATCAAGAAATATAGATATTGAAGACTTTGCCCAGGGCAAAAATGGAATCGGAGGTTTCTTTACTAAAGTGATCGATTTTTATCAGCAAAAAAGGCCTGGCTTTCCTTTTCCAACTACTTTGGAGGAATCTGTTATTAACAATTACAGGAAAGGAGCTTCCTCAAAGTCAAAACATAAGGAATCCGAAATTTTTGAAATCCTTGATCAGCTTCTGGAAAACAGGATGAAACTGATTCTTCTGTATATTGAAACTCAAAAGAAAGAGAAAGTTTTATCAGCGCTTCTTCCTTTAAAGGTCAACAAGGACATCCAGGATGAACTTCAAAAAATTGAGGAAGAAAATGATCTTGTTCTTCTTTCCAAGTTTAATATCCTTATTAATGAAAACCTGAAAAATGAGCCTTCTGCTTTTATTTATGAAAAGGTAGGTTCACAGTTTCAGCATTATTTCTTTGATGAGTTTCAGGATACTTCAGAGCTGCAGTGGCAGAATTTTGTTCCACTGAGAGATCACAGCGTGTCTACAGAATATACTTCTTTTACACTGGTAGGGGATCCCAAGCAGAGTATTTACCGTTTCCGTGGCGGGGAAAGTAAACTGATGCTTGATATTATCAACAAAAAAGAATTCTCACCAAAAGAAGCAGACCTTCTTGTTTTAAAGGACAACTGGAGAAGTGCCAGAAACATTGTACAGTTCAACAATGAATTGTACCGTTTCCATTCTGAAGGACTTCTGGAAGAGCATAAAAACATCTTCGGTGCTGATGCTGAACAAAGTGCCAGATCAAAGATTGAAGGGCGCGTAAAGATCAACCTGATCGACAATCTTACGAACGAAGATTTTTATACCGATACTTCCGCACGGATGCAGAAAGACATCCAGGAATGTCTGGACAATGGTTTTAAGTTCTCCGATATTACGATCCTTTGCCGGGGGAATTTTGATATTTTCAGTTATTCCCAAAAGCTTGGAAGCTTAAAAGTTAATTATAAAGGAGAAGAAACCAATATTAAAACGATCTCTGATAAAGGTCTTACCCTTGAGCTTTCCAATACTGTAAAAGCTGTCATTGAATTTCTGAGATGGGAACTTAACCCAAAGAATAAGCCTTGTCTGATCATGATGATGTACCATCTGAATACACTAGGGAAAATTCATATGCCGGATTTTACTTCAGGTATGAAAGAAATTCTGGATATTGACGGCCACGAGGAAATATTGCAGTTCATTCAGGAGAGATATTCAATTCAGCTTAAACAGGATAATTTTCCAAGATTTAATCTTTATAATTTTATTGAATATTATATCAACGAATTTTCTGTTGAAAACAAGGAAACTGATTTCTTGTTGAATTTCCTGGAAATGCTTTTCAACTTTACACAAAATGCCGGAGCTAGTACCAAAGAGTTTCTGAAATATTGGGATGAAGAAGCATCGTCGTACACCATTCAGGCTTCGGAAAACATTGATGCTATCCAGATCATGACCATTCACAAATCCAAAGGGCTGGAATTCCCCATCGTTTTTATTCCTATGATGAACAAAAACCGTGACAGTGAATTTACCAACTGGTTTGACACGAATGAAAATAAAACACTAAAATCTGTGAATATCAACCAGTTCAGTAAAAATCTGGAGGCTTATGATGAAGAAATTCTTTTTTTCAACACAAAAAATGCCTATAAAAATCTGATTGACAGGCTTTGTTTACAATATGTTGCTACCACAAGACCCGTTGAACAGCTGTTCTTCTATCTACAGAAGCCTAATAAGACGTCTAACAATCTTGAGCTTCTGGAATTCCTTCAAACAAAAAATCCGGAACAGGCCGATGAATTTGATGTGTATCCTGTACATCCTGAAATGCTGAAGAAACATTCCAGGGATAAAACTTCTTCTTTTAAAACCCAGAATATCCGGCATCTGAAGAACATTAGTGAAAAAAGTACATCCATCAAGATTGCTACTCCGTCTAAAAACTATCAGGTACGGAATGAAAAGGTAAGAATCGGACTTTTTGTACATGAGCTTTTATCAAAGATCAATACAGAAAAGGATATCATTAAGGTATTGGAAGGATATGCTTTGGAAGGACAGATTACATTAGAGGAAAAAAATGAAATACAGGCTACACTACAGGAAATAGTAAGAACTTATGCAGAATTCTTCGATGAGAAATGGGAAGTGATCAATGAAAAAGATATTATGATCACTGAAAGAGGAGAAAGCCATATATTCAGGCCTGACCGTATATTAAAAGGTGAAGAAGGGTATATTATTGTGGATTTTAAGACCGGTGAGCCAAAGGCGAAGGATGAGGCACAGGTAGAAGGTTATAAAAACATACTTGAACGCCTGGGCAAAAAAGTACTCAAAACTCAGATCATTTATCTATAA
- a CDS encoding SIMPL domain-containing protein: protein MNKNILAVAIAALGFVIGLGFLGNAIKNRNKSENTISVTGLGTKQFTSDLITWSGSFSKNNVDLKSAYDELATDRKVINDYLLSKGIQQKEIVFSSVDIQKQFRSYNDSNGNYVQGEFSGYNLTQKVSIESKEVGKIENLSRNITEIINRGIEFTSSSPAYFYTKLATVKQEMIASATKDAKERAEKIAENSGSSLGNLKKATMGVIQITAPNSNEDYSYGGTFNTSSKEKEASITIKLEYEVN, encoded by the coding sequence ATGAATAAAAACATTCTTGCCGTAGCTATTGCAGCGCTTGGTTTTGTTATTGGCCTCGGCTTTTTAGGAAATGCCATTAAGAACAGGAATAAATCCGAGAACACCATTTCCGTAACGGGTTTAGGAACGAAACAATTTACTTCAGATCTGATTACCTGGTCCGGGAGTTTCTCCAAGAATAATGTAGATCTGAAATCTGCTTATGATGAACTGGCAACAGATAGAAAGGTAATCAATGATTATCTGCTTTCCAAAGGGATACAGCAAAAAGAAATCGTATTTTCTTCCGTAGATATTCAAAAACAGTTCAGAAGCTATAATGATTCAAACGGAAATTATGTGCAGGGAGAATTCTCCGGCTATAACCTTACCCAAAAAGTTTCTATTGAAAGTAAGGAAGTAGGTAAAATAGAAAACCTATCCAGAAATATTACCGAAATCATCAACCGTGGCATTGAATTCACGTCTTCTTCTCCTGCTTATTTCTATACTAAACTGGCAACTGTAAAACAGGAAATGATTGCCAGCGCAACTAAGGATGCAAAAGAACGTGCTGAAAAAATCGCAGAAAATTCAGGAAGCAGCCTGGGAAATCTGAAGAAAGCAACCATGGGAGTGATCCAGATTACAGCACCTAACTCTAACGAGGATTATTCTTACGGAGGAACTTTCAATACTTCGTCCAAAGAAAAAGAAGCCAGTATTACAATAAAGCTTGAGTACGAAGTAAATTAA
- a CDS encoding carboxypeptidase-like regulatory domain-containing protein produces MSYSTENMDVFGRRKIFLFLMLLCSIFIFSQQTVTGRIVDDNGENLSKVIVINMSTDKKVYSDTEGIFSIDANPNDELRFVKEDFNRTSRRVLTNGSNLPLFITLYQIPKDVGEVKIVKKLTGDLEVDSRIVAKADKGEQVRDAVGLPQPVGKMREKPAEVKSVLLPILLGNLNVQGVYDLISGKARRQKRQYRYDDLQEHIAWVRDRISDDYFIKAGIPGDRISEFIQFSFLAKPQVRTYVKARNLSGVMLRLEETVPLFLERLKQNQSK; encoded by the coding sequence TTGAGTTATAGTACTGAAAATATGGACGTATTTGGAAGGCGGAAAATTTTTCTTTTCCTGATGCTTCTGTGCAGTATTTTTATTTTTTCCCAACAGACCGTGACGGGGCGGATAGTGGATGATAACGGAGAAAATCTGAGTAAAGTAATTGTTATTAACATGTCTACCGATAAAAAAGTATATTCTGATACAGAAGGTATATTCTCTATTGATGCCAATCCTAATGATGAATTAAGATTTGTAAAGGAAGATTTCAACAGAACTTCAAGAAGGGTTCTTACCAACGGAAGCAATTTACCATTGTTTATCACTCTTTATCAGATTCCGAAAGATGTGGGAGAAGTAAAGATTGTTAAAAAACTCACTGGAGACCTGGAAGTGGATTCCCGCATTGTAGCAAAAGCAGATAAAGGAGAACAGGTAAGAGATGCTGTGGGGCTTCCGCAGCCGGTTGGGAAAATGAGGGAAAAACCAGCTGAGGTAAAAAGCGTTCTTCTGCCGATACTTTTAGGAAACCTTAATGTTCAGGGAGTATATGACCTGATCAGTGGTAAAGCAAGGAGACAGAAAAGACAGTACAGGTATGATGATCTTCAGGAGCATATTGCCTGGGTAAGGGACAGAATAAGTGATGACTATTTTATCAAAGCAGGAATTCCTGGCGACAGGATTTCAGAGTTTATTCAGTTTTCATTTTTAGCAAAACCACAGGTACGGACCTATGTAAAAGCAAGAAATCTTTCCGGCGTAATGCTGAGGCTGGAAGAAACGGTACCTCTTTTTCTGGAAAGACTGAAGCAGAATCAAAGCAAATAG
- a CDS encoding PspC family transcriptional regulator: MLSNIRHKMEREWFGVLTRMGAKLGIPVSKLRVFFIYSTFATAGFFFLIYLGLAFTLWIKDIFITRRPSVFDL; the protein is encoded by the coding sequence ATGCTGAGTAATATCCGTCATAAAATGGAAAGAGAATGGTTTGGTGTACTGACAAGAATGGGTGCCAAGCTGGGAATTCCTGTTTCTAAACTGAGAGTTTTCTTCATCTACTCTACTTTTGCTACCGCCGGTTTTTTCTTTCTGATTTATCTGGGATTGGCATTTACCCTTTGGATTAAAGACATTTTCATCACCAGAAGGCCTAGTGTCTTTGATTTATAA
- a CDS encoding GNAT family N-acetyltransferase — MEFLPITSAEDPRVQEIYASYIATFPVDEQRDKDQFMGLFSNPYVKFMSVIHESEAIGYLILWELSSFAFVEHFEVFEAFRSKKLGSHIMNHLSENYPSIILEIEPAELSEDASRRYSFYQRNNFSLIDTTHVQPSYGEGKKSLNLWLLANYTPENIEEAKNEIHKIIYA, encoded by the coding sequence ATGGAATTTTTACCGATTACTTCTGCTGAAGACCCAAGAGTTCAGGAAATCTATGCTTCTTACATAGCCACTTTTCCTGTAGATGAGCAAAGAGATAAAGATCAGTTTATGGGCTTGTTTTCAAATCCCTATGTAAAATTCATGTCTGTTATTCATGAGTCGGAAGCTATTGGATACCTCATCCTTTGGGAATTGAGTTCTTTTGCTTTTGTGGAACATTTTGAAGTATTTGAAGCATTCAGAAGTAAAAAGCTGGGTTCTCATATTATGAATCATTTATCAGAAAACTATCCAAGCATTATCCTGGAAATTGAACCTGCAGAGTTGAGTGAAGATGCCTCAAGACGATATTCTTTTTATCAGAGAAATAATTTCAGTCTGATAGATACCACTCATGTACAGCCTAGTTATGGTGAAGGAAAAAAATCTCTGAACTTATGGCTGCTTGCCAACTACACTCCTGAAAATATAGAGGAAGCTAAAAATGAAATTCATAAAATTATTTATGCTTAA